From a region of the Acidobacteriota bacterium genome:
- the pyrE gene encoding orotate phosphoribosyltransferase: MAHRERLKELLKTKSLKIGDFLLASGRRSKYYFDSKLTTLTSEGARVTATCFLEVIAREGIRAEAIGGMTLGADPIVAAVAALSHGGPTPLDAFIVRKEPKGHGTMQWIEGPVKPGQRVIIVDDVVTTGGSTLKAIEKAQEFGLEVVAVMALLDREEGGTEALAARFPFFPVTRRTEIFGE; encoded by the coding sequence ATGGCCCATCGTGAACGGCTCAAGGAACTTCTCAAGACGAAGTCCCTGAAAATCGGGGACTTTCTCCTCGCCTCGGGTCGACGCAGCAAGTACTACTTCGACTCCAAGCTGACGACCCTGACCAGTGAAGGGGCCCGCGTCACGGCCACCTGCTTTCTGGAGGTGATCGCCCGTGAGGGGATCCGGGCCGAAGCCATCGGGGGAATGACCCTGGGCGCCGATCCCATCGTGGCGGCCGTGGCGGCCCTGTCCCACGGCGGTCCGACTCCGCTCGACGCCTTCATCGTGCGGAAGGAGCCCAAGGGCCACGGCACCATGCAGTGGATCGAGGGGCCCGTGAAACCCGGCCAGCGGGTCATCATCGTGGACGACGTGGTGACCACCGGAGGGTCCACGCTCAAGGCCATTGAAAAGGCTCAAGAATTCGGTCTGGAGGTGGTGGCCGTCATGGCCCTCCTGGATCGCGAGGAGGGAGGCACGGAGGCCCTGGCCGCCCGGTTCCCCTTCTTTCCCGTCACGAGGCGCACCGAGATCTTCGGAGAGTAG